A region of Vicugna pacos chromosome 7, VicPac4, whole genome shotgun sequence DNA encodes the following proteins:
- the TRPV5 gene encoding transient receptor potential cation channel subfamily V member 5 isoform X3: MGASPPKARGLWIQLQKLLTSLVGQQDRDQGLDEAYMLQQKRPCVHLQSQHTLARQESAGCSFISCLVRAGRGEAKINRQRIRESPLLRAAKENDLCVLKELLVDQTCDFQQRGALGETALHIAALYDNLEAAMVLLEAAPELVKEPTICEPFAGQTALHIAIMNQNMNLVRALLAHGASVSARALGSAFRLSPRNLIYFGEHPLSFAACMGSEEIVRLLIEHGADIRAQDSLGNTVLHILVLQPNKTFACQMYNLLLSYDRRGDRLQSLELMPNHQGLTPFKLAGVEGNTVMFQHLMQKRKHIQWTCGPLTSTLYDLTEIDSWGENVSFLELVVSSKKREARQILEQTPVKQLVSFKWKKYGRPYFYILGTLYVLYMICFTMCCIHRPLKSRCSNRTNSRDITILQQKLLQEAYVTQQDKIRLVGELMTVFGAVVILLLEIPDIFRVGFSRYFRQTVLGGPFHVITITYASLVLVTMVMRLTSTSGEVVPMSFALVLGWCSVMYFARGFQMLGPFTIMIQKMIFGDLLRFCWLMAVVILGFASAFFIIFQTEDPSRLGQFYDYPTALFSTFELFLTIIDGPANYDVNLPFMFSIVYFAFAIIATLLMLNLFIAMMGDTHWRVAHEQDELWRAQVVATTVMLERKMPRTLWPRSGICGYKYGLGDRWFLRVETNQDQNAFRVRRISGDEQRTPHIFWLLGSSTSWERRYLFEQS, translated from the exons ATGGGGGCTTCTCCACCCAAGGCAAGAGGACTCTGGATCCAACTCCAGAAACTTCTGACCTCGCTGGTAGGACAGCAAGACCGGGATCAGGGTCTGGACGAGGCCTACATGCTGCAGCAGAAGAG ACCCTGTGTTCACCTTCAGAGCCAACACACACTTGCCCGGCAGGAATCAGCTGGCTGCAGCTTTATCTCTTGTTTGGTTCGTGCAGGCAGGGGAGAAGCAAAGATTAACCGGCAGAG AATCCGAGAGTCTCCTCTGCTTCGGGCAGCCAAGGAGAATGACCTGTGTGTCCTGAAGGAGCTTCTGGTGGACCAAACCTGTGACTTTCAGCAACGAG GAGCTCTGGGGGAGACCGCGCTGCACATAGCCGCCCTCTATGACAACCTGGAGGCCGCCATGGTGCTGCTGGAGGCCGCCCCGGAGCTGGTCAAGGAGCCCACCATATGTGAGCCATTTGCAG GTCAGACGGCACTGCACATAGCCATCATGAACCAGAACATGAACTTGGTGAGAGCCCTGCTTGCCCATGGGGCCAGCGTGTCTGCAAGAGCTCTAGGCTCAGCTTTCCGCCTCAGTCCCCGCAACCTCATCTACTTCG GGGAGCACCCTTTGTCCTTTGCTGCCTGCATGGGCAGCGAGGAGATCGTGAGGCTGCTCATCGAGCATGGAGCTGACATCCgggcccaggactccctgg GAAACACAGTGCTGCACATCCTTGTCCTCCAGCCCAACAAAACCTTTGCCTGCCAGATGTACAACCTACTGCTGTCCTACGACAGGCGTGGGGACCGCCTGCAGTCCCTGGAGCTCATGCCCAATCACCAGGGCCTCACCCCCTTCAAGCTGGCTGGAGTGGAGGGCAACACTGTG ATGTTCCAGCACCTGATGCAGAAGCGGAAGCACATCCAGTGGACATGCGGGCCGCTGACCTCCACCCTCTACGACCTCACAGAGATCGACTCCTGGGGAGAGAATGTGTCCTTTCTAGAGCTCGTGGTCTCTTCCAAGAAGCGGGAG GCTCGCCAGATCCTGGAACAGACCCCTGTGAAGCAGCTGGTGAGCTTCAAGTGGAAGAAATATGGGCGGCCGTATTTCTACATCTTGGGTACCTTGTACGTGCTCTACATGATCTGCTTCACCATGTGCTGCATCCATCGTCCCCTCAAGTCCCGCTGTAGCAACCGCACAAATTCCCGAGACATCACCATCCTCCAACAGAAACTGCTCCAG GAGGCCTACGTGACTCAGCAGGATAAAATCCGGCTGGTGGGGGAGCTGATGACTGTCTTTGGGGCTGTGGTCATCCTGTTACTGGAG ATCCCAGACATCTTCAGGGTTGGTTTCTCTCGCTATTTCAGACAGACTGTCCTCGGGGGGCCTTTCCACGTCATCAC CATCACCTACGCCTCCCTGGTGCTGGTGACCATGGTGATGCGGCTCACCAGCACCAGCGGGGAGGTGGTGCCCATGTCCTTCGCGCTGGTGCTGGGCTGGTGCAGTGTCATGTACTTTGCCCGAGGATTCCAGATGCTGGGCCCCTTCACCATCATGATCCAGAAG ATGATTTTTGGAGACCTGCTGCGTTTCTGCTGGCTGATGGCTGTGGTTATTCTGGGATTCGCCTCAG CGTTCTTTATCATCTTCCAGACAGAGGACCCATCCCGTCTGGGCCAGTTCTATGACTACCCCACGGCGCTGTTCAGCACCTTTGAGCTTTTCCTCACCATCATCGATGGCCCCGCCAACTATGATGTGAACTTGCCCTTCATGTTTAGCATTGTCTACTTTGCCTTCGCCATCATCGCCACGCTGCTCATGCTCAACCTGTTCATCGCCATGATGGGCGACACACACTGGCGGGTGGCCCATGAACAGGATGAGCTCTGGAGGGCCCAG GTTGTGGCCACCACGGTGATGCTGGAGAGGAAGATGCCTCGCACCCTGTGGCCTCGCTCTGGCATCTGTGGGTACAAGTACGGGCTGGGAGACCGCTGGTTCCTGCG
- the TRPV5 gene encoding transient receptor potential cation channel subfamily V member 5 isoform X4 has protein sequence MGASPPKARGLWIQLQKLLTSLVGQQDRDQGLDEAYMLQQKRPCVHLQSQHTLARQESAGCSFISCLVRAGRGEAKINRQRIRESPLLRAAKENDLCVLKELLVDQTCDFQQRGALGETALHIAALYDNLEAAMVLLEAAPELVKEPTICEPFAGQTALHIAIMNQNMNLVRALLAHGASVSARALGSAFRLSPRNLIYFGEHPLSFAACMGSEEIVRLLIEHGADIRAQDSLGNTVLHILVLQPNKTFACQMYNLLLSYDRRGDRLQSLELMPNHQGLTPFKLAGVEGNTVMFQHLMQKRKHIQWTCGPLTSTLYDLTEIDSWGENVSFLELVVSSKKREARQILEQTPVKQLVSFKWKKYGRPYFYILGTLYVLYMICFTMCCIHRPLKSRCSNRTNSRDITILQQKLLQEAYVTQQDKIRLVGELMTVFGAVVILLLEIPDIFRVGFSRYFRQTVLGGPFHVITITYASLVLVTMVMRLTSTSGEVVPMSFALVLGWCSVMYFARGFQMLGPFTIMIQKMIFGDLLRFCWLMAVVILGFASAFFIIFQTEDPSRLGQFYDYPTALFSTFELFLTIIDGPANYDVNLPFMFSIVYFAFAIIATLLMLNLFIAMMGDTHWRVAHEQDELWRAQVVATTVMLERKMPRTLWPRSGICGYKYGLGDRWFLRP, from the exons ATGGGGGCTTCTCCACCCAAGGCAAGAGGACTCTGGATCCAACTCCAGAAACTTCTGACCTCGCTGGTAGGACAGCAAGACCGGGATCAGGGTCTGGACGAGGCCTACATGCTGCAGCAGAAGAG ACCCTGTGTTCACCTTCAGAGCCAACACACACTTGCCCGGCAGGAATCAGCTGGCTGCAGCTTTATCTCTTGTTTGGTTCGTGCAGGCAGGGGAGAAGCAAAGATTAACCGGCAGAG AATCCGAGAGTCTCCTCTGCTTCGGGCAGCCAAGGAGAATGACCTGTGTGTCCTGAAGGAGCTTCTGGTGGACCAAACCTGTGACTTTCAGCAACGAG GAGCTCTGGGGGAGACCGCGCTGCACATAGCCGCCCTCTATGACAACCTGGAGGCCGCCATGGTGCTGCTGGAGGCCGCCCCGGAGCTGGTCAAGGAGCCCACCATATGTGAGCCATTTGCAG GTCAGACGGCACTGCACATAGCCATCATGAACCAGAACATGAACTTGGTGAGAGCCCTGCTTGCCCATGGGGCCAGCGTGTCTGCAAGAGCTCTAGGCTCAGCTTTCCGCCTCAGTCCCCGCAACCTCATCTACTTCG GGGAGCACCCTTTGTCCTTTGCTGCCTGCATGGGCAGCGAGGAGATCGTGAGGCTGCTCATCGAGCATGGAGCTGACATCCgggcccaggactccctgg GAAACACAGTGCTGCACATCCTTGTCCTCCAGCCCAACAAAACCTTTGCCTGCCAGATGTACAACCTACTGCTGTCCTACGACAGGCGTGGGGACCGCCTGCAGTCCCTGGAGCTCATGCCCAATCACCAGGGCCTCACCCCCTTCAAGCTGGCTGGAGTGGAGGGCAACACTGTG ATGTTCCAGCACCTGATGCAGAAGCGGAAGCACATCCAGTGGACATGCGGGCCGCTGACCTCCACCCTCTACGACCTCACAGAGATCGACTCCTGGGGAGAGAATGTGTCCTTTCTAGAGCTCGTGGTCTCTTCCAAGAAGCGGGAG GCTCGCCAGATCCTGGAACAGACCCCTGTGAAGCAGCTGGTGAGCTTCAAGTGGAAGAAATATGGGCGGCCGTATTTCTACATCTTGGGTACCTTGTACGTGCTCTACATGATCTGCTTCACCATGTGCTGCATCCATCGTCCCCTCAAGTCCCGCTGTAGCAACCGCACAAATTCCCGAGACATCACCATCCTCCAACAGAAACTGCTCCAG GAGGCCTACGTGACTCAGCAGGATAAAATCCGGCTGGTGGGGGAGCTGATGACTGTCTTTGGGGCTGTGGTCATCCTGTTACTGGAG ATCCCAGACATCTTCAGGGTTGGTTTCTCTCGCTATTTCAGACAGACTGTCCTCGGGGGGCCTTTCCACGTCATCAC CATCACCTACGCCTCCCTGGTGCTGGTGACCATGGTGATGCGGCTCACCAGCACCAGCGGGGAGGTGGTGCCCATGTCCTTCGCGCTGGTGCTGGGCTGGTGCAGTGTCATGTACTTTGCCCGAGGATTCCAGATGCTGGGCCCCTTCACCATCATGATCCAGAAG ATGATTTTTGGAGACCTGCTGCGTTTCTGCTGGCTGATGGCTGTGGTTATTCTGGGATTCGCCTCAG CGTTCTTTATCATCTTCCAGACAGAGGACCCATCCCGTCTGGGCCAGTTCTATGACTACCCCACGGCGCTGTTCAGCACCTTTGAGCTTTTCCTCACCATCATCGATGGCCCCGCCAACTATGATGTGAACTTGCCCTTCATGTTTAGCATTGTCTACTTTGCCTTCGCCATCATCGCCACGCTGCTCATGCTCAACCTGTTCATCGCCATGATGGGCGACACACACTGGCGGGTGGCCCATGAACAGGATGAGCTCTGGAGGGCCCAG GTTGTGGCCACCACGGTGATGCTGGAGAGGAAGATGCCTCGCACCCTGTGGCCTCGCTCTGGCATCTGTGGGTACAAGTACGGGCTGGGAGACCGCTGGTTCCTGCG